One region of Baekduia soli genomic DNA includes:
- a CDS encoding VWA domain-containing protein, with protein MSFAAPLILIALVVVPALAVWYAGLQRRRRRAAAAFAAPLLAASVAPARPRWRRHVPVLFFAVAIAALVVAAARPQRTVAVPVEQAQIMLLTDVSGSMLATDVKPNRLTAVRRAAQAFIDSVPGQVKVGVMAFNQTPQVLASPTTDRDALTAALGRLQSHGGTATGEAIQTAVRVLRQAVPTDGRKPPSAIVLLSDGVSTRGVDPVAAAQAAGRLKIPIYTVALGTANGTITVPRPGGRGTEVRRVPPDPQALARVAQVSGGRATTAADAASLKQVYERLGSQLSHKKVPREITAGFAGAGLALLALGSALSLRWFGRLI; from the coding sequence ATGAGCTTCGCGGCACCGCTCATCCTGATCGCGCTGGTCGTCGTGCCCGCCCTGGCGGTCTGGTACGCCGGGCTGCAGCGCCGGCGGCGCCGCGCGGCCGCCGCGTTCGCCGCCCCGCTGCTCGCCGCCTCGGTGGCCCCGGCGCGGCCGCGCTGGCGCAGGCACGTGCCCGTCCTGTTCTTCGCGGTGGCGATCGCCGCGCTCGTCGTGGCCGCCGCGCGCCCGCAGCGGACCGTCGCCGTGCCCGTGGAGCAGGCCCAGATCATGCTGCTGACCGACGTCAGCGGCTCCATGCTGGCCACCGACGTCAAGCCCAACCGGCTCACCGCCGTCCGCCGTGCGGCGCAGGCGTTCATCGACTCGGTGCCGGGTCAGGTCAAGGTCGGCGTCATGGCCTTCAACCAGACCCCGCAGGTCCTCGCCTCGCCCACCACCGACCGCGACGCGCTCACGGCCGCGCTGGGGCGCCTGCAGTCCCACGGAGGCACGGCGACCGGCGAGGCGATCCAGACCGCGGTGCGCGTGCTGCGCCAGGCCGTGCCGACCGACGGGCGCAAGCCGCCCTCGGCGATCGTCCTGCTCTCCGACGGCGTGTCGACCCGCGGCGTGGACCCCGTCGCCGCCGCCCAGGCGGCCGGCAGGCTGAAGATCCCGATCTACACGGTCGCGCTGGGCACCGCGAACGGGACGATCACGGTCCCGCGGCCCGGCGGCCGGGGCACCGAGGTGCGCAGGGTCCCGCCGGATCCCCAGGCCCTGGCGCGCGTCGCCCAGGTCTCCGGCGGCCGGGCGACGACGGCGGCCGACGCGGCGTCGCTCAAGCAGGTCTACGAACGGCTGGGCTCCCAGCTGAGCCACAAGAAGGTCCCCCGCGAGATCACCGCCGGCTTCGCCGGTGCCGGCCTGGCGCTGCTGGCGCTGGGCTCCGCCCTGTCGCTGCGCTGGTTCGGCCGCCTCATCTGA
- a CDS encoding S1C family serine protease, whose protein sequence is MSPKHLWSGNWRAETEAEAEERRRREAEQPTPERPTRVEHHATGDPQSPRRGLWAAGTVALVVAAAAGFGAYALIDGGGNGSGTGTARPAALPATASKPLAPQRGQTRAGQIYAAASPAVVSIRTSSGTGTGFLIDDKGTLVTNDHVVETSKTVSVKFGTDGRTISGEVRGVDPSSDLAVVHIDPSAAPPDAKPLQFADSRGVSVGDTVIAIGNPFGLDRTATEGIVSSLGRTLQAPNGFQIDGVIQTDAAINPGNSGGPLLDDGGKVIGVNSQIATNGVSNGNVGIGFAVPSNTVRQVVPGLEQGKTVSHAWLGVETGSSSSDPTSTSGGAQITDVTPGGPADDAGLQVGDVVTKIDGTAVNDATDLSTAINGKAAGDRITLTVRRAGDQQQLDVRLRERPAHIP, encoded by the coding sequence ATGTCGCCCAAGCATCTGTGGAGCGGGAACTGGCGTGCCGAGACCGAGGCCGAGGCCGAGGAGCGTCGCCGCCGGGAGGCCGAGCAGCCCACCCCTGAGCGCCCCACCCGCGTCGAGCACCACGCGACGGGCGATCCGCAGTCCCCGCGACGCGGCCTGTGGGCGGCCGGGACCGTCGCGCTCGTCGTCGCCGCCGCGGCCGGCTTCGGCGCCTACGCGCTCATCGACGGCGGCGGCAACGGGTCCGGCACCGGCACCGCGCGGCCCGCCGCGCTGCCCGCGACGGCCTCCAAGCCGCTGGCCCCCCAGCGCGGCCAGACCCGCGCCGGGCAGATCTACGCCGCGGCCAGCCCGGCCGTGGTCTCCATCCGCACCAGCTCGGGGACGGGCACCGGCTTCCTCATCGACGACAAGGGCACGCTGGTCACCAACGACCACGTCGTCGAGACGTCGAAGACCGTCAGCGTCAAGTTCGGCACCGACGGGCGCACGATCTCCGGCGAGGTCCGCGGCGTCGACCCCTCGAGCGACCTGGCCGTCGTCCACATCGACCCGTCGGCCGCGCCGCCGGACGCCAAGCCGCTGCAGTTCGCCGACTCGCGCGGCGTCTCGGTCGGCGACACGGTCATCGCGATCGGCAACCCCTTCGGCCTGGACCGCACCGCGACCGAGGGCATCGTCTCCAGCCTGGGCCGTACCCTCCAGGCCCCCAACGGCTTCCAGATCGACGGCGTCATCCAGACCGACGCGGCGATCAACCCCGGCAACTCGGGCGGCCCGCTGCTCGACGACGGCGGCAAGGTCATCGGCGTCAACTCGCAGATCGCGACCAACGGCGTCAGCAACGGCAACGTCGGCATCGGCTTCGCGGTGCCGTCCAACACCGTGCGCCAGGTCGTCCCCGGCCTCGAGCAGGGCAAGACGGTCAGCCACGCCTGGCTCGGCGTGGAGACCGGCTCGAGCTCCAGCGACCCGACGTCGACCAGCGGCGGCGCCCAGATCACCGACGTCACGCCGGGCGGCCCGGCCGATGACGCGGGCCTGCAGGTCGGCGACGTCGTCACGAAGATCGACGGCACCGCCGTCAACGACGCGACCGACCTGTCGACCGCGATCAACGGCAAGGCCGCGGGCGACCGCATCACCCTGACCGTGCGGCGCGCCGGTGACCAGCAGCAGCTCGACGTGCGGCTGCGGGAGCGCCCCGCGCACATCCCATGA
- a CDS encoding DUF58 domain-containing protein, whose translation MPPALLDALGLAVSHRVAGALPGDRRAAGVGAGTELAQLRPYVLGDDVRRLDAAASARTGEPHVRLQVPERTLTTWLAIDVSSSMAFGTTNRLKADVAEGVALALGRLALRHAGRLGILTFGTGASRVLPPRGSKAGLVALRRVLAEGVGVDGHGDPRALGDALGRLGRVARQPGFVAVISDFREQHDWTRPLGSLRAHHAVLAVEIGDPRESAVPAVGRIAVVDPETGRRLEVDTSNRRVRDRFAALEAERRATLTSELRRLRVDHVTLSTDGDWLLDLGRRLA comes from the coding sequence ATGCCGCCCGCGCTGCTCGACGCCCTCGGGCTCGCGGTCTCGCACCGCGTCGCGGGGGCCCTGCCGGGCGACCGGCGGGCCGCGGGCGTCGGCGCCGGCACCGAACTGGCCCAGCTGCGGCCCTACGTCCTCGGCGACGACGTGCGGCGCCTGGACGCGGCCGCCTCGGCCCGGACCGGCGAGCCGCACGTGCGCCTGCAGGTGCCCGAGCGCACGCTGACGACCTGGCTGGCGATCGACGTCTCGTCCTCGATGGCCTTCGGCACCACCAACCGCCTCAAGGCCGACGTCGCCGAGGGCGTGGCTCTCGCGCTCGGGCGCCTGGCCCTGCGCCACGCCGGGCGCCTGGGCATCCTCACCTTCGGCACGGGCGCCTCGCGCGTGCTGCCGCCACGAGGCTCCAAGGCCGGGCTCGTGGCGCTGCGCCGCGTCCTGGCCGAGGGCGTCGGCGTCGACGGCCACGGCGACCCGCGCGCGCTCGGCGACGCGCTGGGCCGGCTCGGCCGAGTCGCGCGCCAGCCGGGGTTCGTCGCGGTCATCTCCGACTTCCGCGAGCAGCACGACTGGACCCGGCCCCTGGGCAGCCTGCGCGCCCACCACGCGGTCCTGGCCGTCGAGATCGGGGATCCGCGCGAGTCCGCGGTGCCCGCCGTGGGACGCATCGCGGTCGTCGACCCCGAGACCGGGCGGCGGCTGGAGGTCGACACCTCCAACCGGCGCGTGCGTGATCGCTTCGCCGCGCTGGAGGCCGAGCGCCGCGCGACCCTGACCTCCGAGCTTCGCCGGCTGCGCGTCGACCACGTGACGC
- a CDS encoding AAA family ATPase, with the protein MNDDPTIRHRPDDDERLETARGEAHDDPRRALGEALHELKRVIVGQDAMLERLLVSLLAGGHVLLEGVPGLAKTLTVRTLADVVGGSFRRIQFTPDLVPADLVGTRIWRPDTGKFDTELGPVFGNLLLADEINRAPAKVQSALLEVMQEHQVTIGGTTFPVPRPFLVLATQNPIESEGTYPLPEAQVDRFLMKLLVDYPTPGEEAAVVGRSLGAAAEVRQRLGLDDLERFARVAQAVLVDREIIAYAVALADATRHPAENGLSDMAGMVEYGASPRGPIGLIHAARALAMLRGRGYVSAADVRDLAPDVLRHRLVLSYDALSEGVTADAILARVLETVPEPDDRYARRARTAAA; encoded by the coding sequence ATGAACGACGACCCCACCATCCGCCACCGGCCCGACGACGACGAGCGTCTCGAGACCGCGCGCGGCGAGGCCCACGACGACCCGCGCCGCGCGCTCGGCGAGGCGCTGCACGAGCTCAAGCGCGTCATCGTCGGCCAGGACGCGATGCTCGAGCGCCTGCTCGTCAGCCTGCTCGCCGGCGGCCACGTCCTGCTGGAGGGCGTGCCCGGCCTGGCCAAGACGCTGACGGTGCGGACGCTGGCCGACGTCGTCGGCGGCTCGTTCCGCCGCATCCAGTTCACGCCCGACCTGGTCCCGGCCGACCTCGTCGGCACGCGCATCTGGCGTCCCGACACGGGCAAGTTCGACACCGAGCTGGGGCCCGTGTTCGGCAACCTGCTGCTCGCCGACGAGATCAACCGCGCCCCGGCCAAGGTCCAGTCGGCGCTGCTGGAGGTCATGCAGGAGCACCAGGTCACCATCGGCGGCACGACGTTCCCGGTGCCGCGGCCGTTCCTCGTGCTGGCCACCCAGAACCCGATCGAGTCCGAGGGCACCTACCCGCTGCCCGAGGCCCAGGTCGACCGGTTCCTCATGAAGCTGCTCGTCGACTACCCCACGCCCGGCGAGGAGGCCGCCGTCGTCGGCCGCAGCCTCGGCGCGGCCGCCGAGGTGCGCCAGCGCCTGGGCCTCGACGACCTCGAGCGCTTCGCCCGCGTCGCGCAGGCCGTCCTCGTCGACCGCGAGATCATCGCCTACGCCGTCGCGCTGGCCGACGCCACGCGCCACCCGGCCGAGAACGGCCTGTCCGACATGGCGGGCATGGTCGAGTACGGCGCCAGCCCGCGCGGGCCGATCGGCCTCATCCACGCCGCCCGCGCCCTGGCGATGCTGCGCGGCCGCGGCTACGTCAGCGCGGCCGACGTGCGCGACCTGGCGCCCGACGTGCTGCGCCACCGCCTCGTGCTGTCCTACGACGCCCTGAGCGAGGGCGTCACGGCCGACGCGATCCTCGCCCGCGTGCTCGAGACCGTGCCCGAGCCCGACGACCGCTACGCGCGCCGCGCACGGACGGCGGCGGCATGA